Within the Gloeobacter kilaueensis JS1 genome, the region GGGCGATCAAATTGAGCACATCCGCCAGGGTGCCGACCCCACCCGAAGCGATCACCGGTACCTGAACAGTGTCGGTGAGCCGCTGCAGTTCGACCAGATTTGGACCGCTGAGCGTGCCGTCCTTGAGAATATCGGTGTAGACGACGGCACTCACCCCGAGCTTTTCCATCTCGCGGGCCAACTCCGTCGCATCGACTTCAGACGTTTCACTCCAGCCGCGCACCGCCACCTGGCCGCCCCGCGCGTCGAGGCCGACGGCAATTCGACCGCCAAAGTGGGCACAGGCTTGCTTGATGAGATCTGGATTTTCGAGCGCTGCCGTACCCAGGATCACCCGGTCCACGCCGCGCTCGATGACGGCGCTCACCGCCTCGAAGCTGCGCAATCCGCCGCCAAACTGCACCGGGCAGGGCACCTGGGCCACGATCGCCTCGAGGACGTCGAGGTGTACCGGCGTCCCGCGCCGCGCCCCGTCGAGATCGACGACGTGCAGCCGGGGGGCTCCAAGTTTGGCCCAGTTACAGGCAACGGCGACCGGATCTTCGCCGTAGGTTTCAGCCAGCTGGTAGTTGCCCTGGTAGAGGCGCACGCAGCGGCCATCGAGAATGTCGATCGCAGGAATGATGTCCATCGCCAACATTATTGGTCATCCGAGACATTATTGGCTGCCCCGGCAACACTCGGCAATCTTCCGGGCGTTGTTTAATGGGGAACAATGTCTCATCCTTCTCGCCCGATTCTCGGTACCCTCACCCTCCTCCCGTTTCTGGCGGCAGCGGCTCAAGCTGAGGCGGTCTCGATTCCTTTTGAGAGCGTCGCGGGGCTCATCGTCGTCCAGGCGCGGGTCAACCAGGGGCCGCCCGCCGCCTTCATCGTCGATACCGGGGCGAACGTCAGCGTCCTGAGCGACCGCTACGTGCGCGAACGCCGTCTGCCCCTGCGCTCCCGGCGCGTTCAGCTTTCCGGCATCGGCTCGCCCCGCTCCCAGAGTGCCGTCACCCTCGATCTCGAAGCGATCCAGGTTGGTCCCCTCGTCGCCCACCGCCAGGCAGCCATCGTCCAGGATCTCAAGACCTTCGAGACTATCTTGAACCGGCCCTTGGCAGGCGTGCTGGGTTATACTTTTCTCAAGCAGTACCGGGTGACGATCGACTACAACCAGCAGTCGCTTCTGCTCGAACAAACGGGCACTCCGGCTGAGAATGAGTAGGTCCGCAACGACGAACGGGGCGAGGGCACTGCAAATCTATGACCCAGCACTCCCCAAGTCCTGAGCGAGTCACGGTAGAATCAGAGACTTCGATCCCAGGATGCTGAAAAGCCCGGACTCGGAGGGGTTCGGCGAGCCAGGATGAGTTGGCCCTATTGTTGCAAATAAGGGGATGCAGGCGAAAAGCGACAGTGTTCTACTGCGCGACTGAGGCCACTTTTGGTCGCTGAAATTCGGAGTCGGGTTTCCATTGGGGCAGGTTCGGGGCGTTGGCGACGGTAAGTCCCATCCAATTTAAGGGTTTTGTAGCCAATCGAGATTGCGACCGATTAGTAACTCACTCATCTTGGCATGATGAGTATTTTTCATTGCAACAGGTTTGGTATCAAATCCATAACTTGTGGCTAAATGCCTAACCTCTCTAGCATTATCATATGTCATTAAGAAGTCACCTTTTAATGTATCAGTAATGCGAAATAACTCATTGTGATCTAATTCCGAATGATTATAAAGGCGACTACCAGCACGTTTGCTTGACGCGGTGTAAGGTGGGTCTATGAAGACCACCATATCCTGACGATGAGCATTAGTTCTCATCACGCTTAAACCGTCACCTTCAATAAAAGCAATACGAGTACGGACCCTGCCGATATCACGTATTCGTTGAGCAAGGGTTTCAGGATACCAACGCGACCTAAGCCCTTTGCCAGACTCTCCTTCTTTCAATCGTCCAGCCCCTGGAGCCAAAATTCCACCTCGATTGACCCGATTCTTAAGAATTGTTTGAAATGCAAGCTCACGAGCGGTTGGATTACTATTAGCTAGAACAAAATCAACGTTAGCAGCTGTAAGCTCGAAGGCTTCGATTTGTATTGCCAGCCATTCAGCTTCGTCTCCCAGAATTGTGCGCCAGACAGAGGAAACTAGCTGATCTAATTCAACCATAGTGATGAATTCAGCTAAATTCTCAAATGCAACGGTTAAGCTAACTATACCGCCACCGGCAAAGGGTTCCAGAAATAGGGTCGGTTTTGTTTGTAAGCTATTTAGCCATTGTCGCAAATACGGTATTAACCAAGTTTTGCCTCCGGGGTAGCGAAAAGGGCTACGCTTGGGCACAGAAGCCACGTTGACCACCTTTTGATGGGATGTGACTGCAATCGAAATTTGCAGATCAAGTTGTTCTTCAGTTGAATTACTCATTGTTGTCGAAAGTCACAGGAGCGTCAAGATCAGGTGTAAGTTCAACTTCTTCGGGAATACCGGATAATTCGCCAGCATCAATTCTGCTCTGCAGTTGTTTAATAAATTGACTTTCATCTCCGGAAATCGGGGTGTTGATTCGTTCTAAGGTTTTTAAAAATTCAGTATATACGACATTGTTGAGGGTTAATGTGTATTGCGTTCTGGCTTCGTCCCGTTGTAATCCGTAGATAAACCATGCCATATCTGCACAGACAGGATCTTGTAAATGTTCAAAAGGAGTAATCCTAAACAGGTCTTTGAAGAACGGTTGATCCACGACGACAGCTATCTTCCGATTCCAGGATTTGAGAATGCGACCCTTGTAAAGTAGCTGCGGAACTAAGCGCTTGCGTGAGGAAGATAAATAGTCTGCTCTTGGCGCTGACTTTTTGGGCCAAAGCATAGTGGCATTAGCAACTTGGTCACTCATATATTTTTTGAAAGGATTGGTGACATTACCTGAGATATAAGTGCCTTGTACCTCCACTGCTCCATAATCTACAATGCGACCATTCTCAAGTCGAACTACTACAGCATCAATAATGCCGACAGGGTTTCCTGCGGCATCCCGTAGTTTGACTTCGGTCAGAAGGCGAAAATCCGGATTCTTTATGCCTTGAAAGAAGAAAGCTGAGGTGTGATTACCAATTAACCCATTTTGACGGAAACGCACGGGACAGGTAATCGTAGCAGTGTTGTCGCGGTAGATACTGCATACGCCTATTGGATCCGTAGCCTTGGATTTGGTGCAGTGACGGCTTCTGCCGTTTCCAAAAGGACAATACTTACTATTGCGATATCTCAGTGCTTCTTCATCAATCATATCTGGCGGGAAGCCAAAGACCTCATGCAATGGATTGGGAATTGCTGTCGGTTGCTGTTGCTCCTTAGCTTTTTGGGTCACATCTACCTCTCATCTATACAAGCACATAGTCTAGAAATTTAATCCACTTGTAGCGACAGGAGTGATATTTGGCGAGTGTTGTTGTGATCAATCATTAGAGCTATTGATTGATGAAGTCTCTTTTATCTAATCACTCTCGTCGGATGGTGTGTAAGTTTTATGATACTGCCACACACTTTCTTGTAGGATGTGCCTCTTTGTTCGATTAAAGTGATTGTTGTGTCATGGGGTAGCCTGAGTGGTTTTTGAGCGCTGAAACTCAGAATCGGGTTTCCACTGGGGCAGGTTCGGGGCGTTGGCGACGGTAAGGCCGACACTCAGCACCAGGCGCGACAGTTGGGCGGCACCGCTGAGGTCGAGGCCGGGCCGGTACTCGTCGGAAGGCTGGTGGTAGCGTTTTGCAACATAGGTCTCAAGTTGCGCTTTGCCCCAGCCTCTGGGCCTGCCGATAAAGTCGGTGCCGGCGGCAACCGAGAGGGCCGGAACGCCCCGCAGGGCGAGGGAAAACTGGTCGGAGCGATAAAAAGCCCCCCGCTCTGGGAAGGGGTCGGGGGAGGTGGTGAGGTTCTGCTCGCGGGCAACAAGGCGCAACAGATCCCCCAGGGTGCTCTTGTTCTCGCCCTGGACGACCAGATCCCGCGTGCGACCGAGCAGGTTGCCGCCATCGATGTTGAGGTTGGCTACGATCCGATCGAGGGGCAGGCTCGGGTGCTCGGCAAAGTAGGCGGAACCCAACAGACCTGACTCCTCGGCGGTGACCGCTGCAAAGTAGAGCGAGCGCTTCGGCGGGGGAGCCAGTTTTGCTGCCTGGGCCATCGCCAGCAGGTCCGCCACGCCCGAGGCGTTGTCGTTTGCGCCGTTGTAGATCCGATCGCCCTCTACAGCCGGTCCGATCCCCAGGTGATCGTGGTGAGCTGTAAAGAGGACGGCCTGTTGTTTGAATCTGGGATCAGCTCCGCTAAGCCTGGCGACGACATTGCGCGCCTCGATCGATCGCACGTCGGTGTCGAAGCTGCCTACCAGACGGATGCCCGTCGCTACAGGTTGAAAGTCGCGGCGGGCGGCCTGGGAAACCAGAGTATCGAGGTTCAGGCCCTTCAAGGCCAGCAGCTGCCGGGCCGCTGTGTCGGTGATCCAGCCGCGCACGGGCAGGGCCGCCGGGGCATCGCCAGCAGGTGCTAAAAAGCGCTGATCGCCGGACCAGGAGCTGATAACGGTGTGCCAGGGGTAGCCCGCCCGCTCCGGGGTGTGGACGATGATTGCCCCGGCGGCTCCCTGGCGCTCGGCTTCCTGGAACTTGTAGACCCAGCGGCCATAGTAGGTCATCGCTCGACCACCAAAAAGTCTGGGTTCGCTCGCGGTGGCGGGCGGATCGTTGACCAGCACCAGGAGCACCTTGCCTCGGACAGATTGTTTGAAGTCGTCCCAGCGGTACTCCGGCGCTTTTGCTCCGTAACCGACGAAGACAATTTCGCCATCGACGTCGGTGTGGCTCTCGGTGCGGTTGCTCCAGAAAATGGCCGCTTCGGGCGAATCGAGAGCGAGCGTCTGGGAACCTGCGACGGCCTGCATCTTGAGGCTGTCGCGCCGCAGGGTCGAGACGGTGATCGGTACTTTTTGAAAGTAGCTGCCGTCCGGCATTCCCGGCTCCAGCCCCAAAGAGTGAAAGACCGAGGCGATGTACTCTTCGGCCAGCTCGCCCCCCCGCGTCGCCGGTGCCCGGCCTTCGAGCAGATCGCTCGATAGAAAGCGCAGGTAGCCGTCGATGGCACCGATCGAGATGGGCGGAGCAACGCTCAGAGGGACCGCCGGAGCCGCCCCCGCCCCCGCCAGAAGCAGGGCAAAAGCCCAAAATCCGCCCACCCACCGTCCATGTCCTTGCATACTGCCCCCCATCTGTTCTGTTGCCCGGATTGTATAAGAAATCCAGCCTCTTCAAGACCGGATCCGCAGTCTACCCGCCAGCCGCGCAACGGCTACGGTCAGTTCGGTTCGGGCTGCACTGCCAGAAGCGGCAGGCGCACGGTGAAGGTCGCACCCTGCCCCAGGCCGTCGCTGTGGGCGGTGACGGTGCCGCCATGGAGCGTCACCAGATCGTGGACGACGTAAAGTCCGATGCCCAGGCTGCCGTCGGCAGCGCTGGCCGTCCCTGCGGCGCGGCGAAAGCGCTCAAAGACGTAGGGCAAAAAATCGGCGCTGATGCCAATACCGCTGTCACTGACGCGCAGGTCTATTGTCGAGCCGGAACGCTCCAGCGTCAGCTCGATGCGGCCTCCCGCGCCCGTGAACTTGATGGCATTGATGAGGAGGTTGCTGACCACCTGGGTGAGTCGGTCCGGGTCTGCCCAGACCGGGCAACTGTACAGGGGGCGGCTCCAGAGCAGGTGTAAGCCTTTTGCCTCCGCCCGGCTGCGCAGGGCATCGACCACCGATTCGACGACCCCTGACAGTTCTAGAGAACGCCTCTCAAGGCGCACTATCCCGACGCTGAGGCGGCTGACATCGATAAGATCGCCAATCAGCTTGAACTGCAATCTGGCGTTGCGCTCGATTACCTCGAGCGCCTGGCGACTGATCGGATCGAGGGACTGGCGGAGCGCCACCTGGGCATAGCCGACGATCAAATTAAGCGGTGTTCGCAGCTCATGGCTGAGCACAGCTAGAAATTCATCTTTGAGTCGGCTCGCCCGCTCCGCTTCTTGCTGGGCCGCAAGCGCCTGGGCAAGAGCCTCCGCTCTTTGCTTTTCGAGGTTGAGGGCCTGCTGTCTGAGGTTCACCTTCTCCAGCACGCTCCGCATGGCCACCATCAAGCGGCGGTAGCCACCTCTGGATTTGAGGACATAATCGTCGAGGCCGCTTTTCATGCCGGCTACGGCTGTTTCTTCGTCTCCGGAGCCGGTAAACATGATCACCGGGCAGGCGGGCAGCATTGCTTTGATCTGCTGCAGCACCGATAATCCGTCTGCCCAGCCCAGCTGGTAATCGGTAACGACCAGATCGATAGCTTTTGTCGAGCGAAAAGCCTGGTTGAGCGCCTCCTGGTTCGCGATCTCTACAACCTGGGGGTTCTCGAACTCGCGCTCCAGTTCGCGAATCACCAGCCTGCGGTCCTCGGGGTTGTCGTCGATTACCAGCACCCTCATTTTTTGCCGTTCCTCCGCCTCCTGTACTGCAAAACTTGAACGAGTCTAAGTATTTCTGTCCGCTCAGGCAAGCTCCCAGGGTAGATAAAGTACACCCCAAAAGCAGCAACAGGTTATTGTCTTATCCCTACCTCGGCTGCCAGCTGTCGTAGAGCCTCTACCTTGATGGGCTTGAGCAGGTGGCAGGCCGCCTCCAGAAGCCTGGAGCGCTCGATCGCCGCCGGGTCGTCGGCGCTGGTGAGCATCGCCACCTGCAGGTGCATCAAATCGGGCTCGCCTCTCATCCAGGCCAGTAGTTCGTGGCCGTTTTGCCCCGGCAACCGCAAATCCAGCAGCGTCAACACCGGCAGGGGATGGGCAGTGCGATCGGCGTACACGCCGTCGCCTCTCAAGTAAGCGACGGCCCGCTCCGCATCTTCGAGCACCAGTACGTTGGCCCCGAGCCCGACTTTTTTAAGGACCCGCCGGGCGAGCAGGGCGTCCTCCGGATTGTCCTCGACGATCAGTACCCTGGGTTGTACCACGGACCTACCCCTCCGCCAGATCGATGAAAAAACGGCTGCCGCTGTCTTTTTGAGATTCTACGCCTGCCCTGCCGCCCATGCGCTCACAGCCGCGCTGGACAATCGCCAGTCCGATGCCGGTGCCAGGATAGGTCTCAAAGCCGTGCAGGCGCTCGAAGACGCCCCAGATGCGCTCCTGCCTGTCAGGGGCAATGCCGATGCCGTTGTCTTCGACCCATAGCCGCACCCGCGCCTGGCTTGTGTTTTGCCGGGCATACACGCGCACCCTGGGAGTGACGCTGGGGGCGACAAATTTGATCGCATTGCTCAGCAGATTGGTCAGAACCTGAACGAGAATGACCCGATCGGCCTGTACGGCAGGCAGGGGCCGCTCTACCCGGATAACGGCGCTCGATCGCTGGATGTCTGCGCTCAGCTCCTCCAGGGCTCTACTCACTGCCGCTTCCAGGCTGATCGCCCGCGTCTCGATCTCGGTACTTCCGAGGCGGCTGTAGGCCAGCAGGTCGTCGATCAACTGCTCCATGCGCCTGCCGCTAAAGTCGATGCGCTCAAGGTACTCCCGGCATTCGCCGTTCAGTGTCCTGCCACAGTCTTCGACGATCGCCTCGACGAAGCCTTGAATCGAGCGCAAGGGAGCGCGCAGGTCGTGGGCGACCACAAAGGCGTACTGCTCCAGTTCGCGGTTGGCCTGCTGCAACTGGTCGGTGCGCGCTTCGACTTTTTCTTCGAGGGTTTCGGCAAGTTGACGCAGTTGTACCTCGGCGCGCACGCGCTCGCTGACATCGACGACAAAGCTGACCGCTTCGTCGCTGTCGGAATCCGGCAGGAGCGCTGCCCCGACCAGTACCTGAACCTGTGCGCCGTCCTTGCGCACGTATGCCTTCTCGAACACTTCACAGCGGCCAGACTGGCGCAACTGGGCCACCGCTCGGGCATCAGCAGGCGTGTACTCGCCGGGAGTAATCCGATCCCAGCGCAACTGTCCTCTGGCTAACTCCTCGCGGCTATAACCCACCGTCTGTAAAAAGGCGTCGTTCGCTTCGTGGATCTGCCCTTCCAGGTCGGCAAAGAGAATACCCACGATATTGGATTCGACCACCCGGCGAAAGCGCTCCTCGCGCTTTGCCAACTCCTCCGTCTGGCTGCGGGTTTGTTTGAGCAACTTGCGATATTCGTCGTCTAATTGCACCAGTCGGGCGCGCACAAAGACCACCAGAATCACTCCGGCAGTACCCAAAGCAACGAGCGCGAGCAAGATCGTGCCCGAAGCCGTACTCTGGGCGGTGCTGGTACGGATGGCGCGCAGAT harbors:
- the hisA gene encoding 1-(5-phosphoribosyl)-5-[(5-phosphoribosylamino)methylideneamino]imidazole-4-carboxamide isomerase, with translation MDIIPAIDILDGRCVRLYQGNYQLAETYGEDPVAVACNWAKLGAPRLHVVDLDGARRGTPVHLDVLEAIVAQVPCPVQFGGGLRSFEAVSAVIERGVDRVILGTAALENPDLIKQACAHFGGRIAVGLDARGGQVAVRGWSETSEVDATELAREMEKLGVSAVVYTDILKDGTLSGPNLVELQRLTDTVQVPVIASGGVGTLADVLNLIALEPHGLQGVIIGRALYTGDVDLTEALRAAGPGRWQDVPPDDVAFA
- a CDS encoding retropepsin-like aspartic protease; translated protein: MSHPSRPILGTLTLLPFLAAAAQAEAVSIPFESVAGLIVVQARVNQGPPAAFIVDTGANVSVLSDRYVRERRLPLRSRRVQLSGIGSPRSQSAVTLDLEAIQVGPLVAHRQAAIVQDLKTFETILNRPLAGVLGYTFLKQYRVTIDYNQQSLLLEQTGTPAENE
- a CDS encoding DNA adenine methylase yields the protein MSNSTEEQLDLQISIAVTSHQKVVNVASVPKRSPFRYPGGKTWLIPYLRQWLNSLQTKPTLFLEPFAGGGIVSLTVAFENLAEFITMVELDQLVSSVWRTILGDEAEWLAIQIEAFELTAANVDFVLANSNPTARELAFQTILKNRVNRGGILAPGAGRLKEGESGKGLRSRWYPETLAQRIRDIGRVRTRIAFIEGDGLSVMRTNAHRQDMVVFIDPPYTASSKRAGSRLYNHSELDHNELFRITDTLKGDFLMTYDNAREVRHLATSYGFDTKPVAMKNTHHAKMSELLIGRNLDWLQNP
- a CDS encoding NotI family restriction endonuclease yields the protein MTQKAKEQQQPTAIPNPLHEVFGFPPDMIDEEALRYRNSKYCPFGNGRSRHCTKSKATDPIGVCSIYRDNTATITCPVRFRQNGLIGNHTSAFFFQGIKNPDFRLLTEVKLRDAAGNPVGIIDAVVVRLENGRIVDYGAVEVQGTYISGNVTNPFKKYMSDQVANATMLWPKKSAPRADYLSSSRKRLVPQLLYKGRILKSWNRKIAVVVDQPFFKDLFRITPFEHLQDPVCADMAWFIYGLQRDEARTQYTLTLNNVVYTEFLKTLERINTPISGDESQFIKQLQSRIDAGELSGIPEEVELTPDLDAPVTFDNNE
- a CDS encoding M28 family peptidase codes for the protein MQGHGRWVGGFWAFALLLAGAGAAPAVPLSVAPPISIGAIDGYLRFLSSDLLEGRAPATRGGELAEEYIASVFHSLGLEPGMPDGSYFQKVPITVSTLRRDSLKMQAVAGSQTLALDSPEAAIFWSNRTESHTDVDGEIVFVGYGAKAPEYRWDDFKQSVRGKVLLVLVNDPPATASEPRLFGGRAMTYYGRWVYKFQEAERQGAAGAIIVHTPERAGYPWHTVISSWSGDQRFLAPAGDAPAALPVRGWITDTAARQLLALKGLNLDTLVSQAARRDFQPVATGIRLVGSFDTDVRSIEARNVVARLSGADPRFKQQAVLFTAHHDHLGIGPAVEGDRIYNGANDNASGVADLLAMAQAAKLAPPPKRSLYFAAVTAEESGLLGSAYFAEHPSLPLDRIVANLNIDGGNLLGRTRDLVVQGENKSTLGDLLRLVAREQNLTTSPDPFPERGAFYRSDQFSLALRGVPALSVAAGTDFIGRPRGWGKAQLETYVAKRYHQPSDEYRPGLDLSGAAQLSRLVLSVGLTVANAPNLPQWKPDSEFQRSKTTQATP
- a CDS encoding hybrid sensor histidine kinase/response regulator: MRVLVIDDNPEDRRLVIRELEREFENPQVVEIANQEALNQAFRSTKAIDLVVTDYQLGWADGLSVLQQIKAMLPACPVIMFTGSGDEETAVAGMKSGLDDYVLKSRGGYRRLMVAMRSVLEKVNLRQQALNLEKQRAEALAQALAAQQEAERASRLKDEFLAVLSHELRTPLNLIVGYAQVALRQSLDPISRQALEVIERNARLQFKLIGDLIDVSRLSVGIVRLERRSLELSGVVESVVDALRSRAEAKGLHLLWSRPLYSCPVWADPDRLTQVVSNLLINAIKFTGAGGRIELTLERSGSTIDLRVSDSGIGISADFLPYVFERFRRAAGTASAADGSLGIGLYVVHDLVTLHGGTVTAHSDGLGQGATFTVRLPLLAVQPEPN
- a CDS encoding response regulator, which gives rise to MVQPRVLIVEDNPEDALLARRVLKKVGLGANVLVLEDAERAVAYLRGDGVYADRTAHPLPVLTLLDLRLPGQNGHELLAWMRGEPDLMHLQVAMLTSADDPAAIERSRLLEAACHLLKPIKVEALRQLAAEVGIRQ
- a CDS encoding sensor histidine kinase, whose amino-acid sequence is MQRFLLDERSFRRSLLWSVLLPLLLVAVLAGVLLWQVGALLEANRWVEHTSNVIGALNRTERLLVDGETGLRGYLLTGERRFLEPHERSRTTLGGQFSTLASLVVDNREQSERVNRLRTRAESWQLYARGRLTASGAQRANLQANLEGKRRMDELRTLIQQMLSVEENLRAIRTSTAQSTASGTILLALVALGTAGVILVVFVRARLVQLDDEYRKLLKQTRSQTEELAKREERFRRVVESNIVGILFADLEGQIHEANDAFLQTVGYSREELARGQLRWDRITPGEYTPADARAVAQLRQSGRCEVFEKAYVRKDGAQVQVLVGAALLPDSDSDEAVSFVVDVSERVRAEVQLRQLAETLEEKVEARTDQLQQANRELEQYAFVVAHDLRAPLRSIQGFVEAIVEDCGRTLNGECREYLERIDFSGRRMEQLIDDLLAYSRLGSTEIETRAISLEAAVSRALEELSADIQRSSAVIRVERPLPAVQADRVILVQVLTNLLSNAIKFVAPSVTPRVRVYARQNTSQARVRLWVEDNGIGIAPDRQERIWGVFERLHGFETYPGTGIGLAIVQRGCERMGGRAGVESQKDSGSRFFIDLAEG